The following nucleotide sequence is from Kiritimatiella glycovorans.
GATCAGAAAGTTGGGGAGCATAGCAGGGGTGACTTTCGGCTCGTTAAGACCGGTTTCAGCAGGGCGCCACGCCCGTGCACGCAAAAGATTTCACCACGGATGGCACCGATCGCACGGATGAGATACGGCATTGGAACGTGAACGGGGCGGGCAAATCCCGCCGGCCCGGCATTACGGGCCGGGGCTGCTCGATACGCGGGAAGCCGCAAACCCGTTTGCGGCTTCCCGCGTATCGAACAACCCGTCCCCGTTCACGTTTCCTTTGCGTCCCCGCATCTCTGCGCGAGGCCTATTTCTTATCCGTGCCATCCGGGCAATCCGTGGTTCTCCCGACCAGATGCTTCAACCCCGCCGCCAGGTCGCACTCCGGACGAAATCCGAATGCGGACCCGATGGCGTCAATCGCGGCGACGGAATGCCGGATATCACCCTCGCGCGGCGGTTCAAAGCGGGGTTGGACCTCGCGGTCGAAAATGTTCGCGAGGACATCGATCAATTTCAGCAGCGAGGTCTCGCGGCCTGTACCCACATTGTAGATCCCGAAAGATGCGCCGGGGGCGGCGTCCATAGCCATCAGATTCGCGCGGACCACATCGCCGACATAAATGAAATCGCGGCCCTGTGTGCCATCCCCGAAAATGACCGGTTTATCATCCCGCTGCAGAGCGTCCGCGAAACGCGAGATCACGCCGGAATACGGCGACGACGGATCCTGTCGCGGGCCATAGACGTTGAAGTAGCGCAGCGAGACGCCCTCCATCCCATACATTGCCGCGTAGGTCTTCAGTTCGTATTCCGAAGCGAGCTTGGCCACGGCATAGGGGGTGATCGGATCGGGATTCATCGTTTCGCGCTTAGGCAGCGTCGGCTCGTTGCCGTACACCGCCGCGGACCCGGCCATCACCATGCGCCGCACACCGTTTTCGCGCGCCGCTTCCAGCAGATTGACGGTGCCGGTCAGGTTGATGTCATGGTTGTCCCGGGGACGACGGATCGAATCCGCCACGGAGACCAGTGCCGCCTCATGGAAGATGCCGTCGCATCCCGCGGACGCGCGAAGACACGTATCCGGATCGCGGATGTCCCCCTCGATGAATTCGATTCGGTCGCGCACGCGCGCCAGGTTCTCGAGGTGTCCCGAGGACAGATCGTCGAGCACCACGACCGAATCTCCGCGATCGACCAGGGCGTCGACCAGATGAGAGCCGATGAAGCCCGCACCGCCGGTTATGAGATATTTTTTCATTTACTCTCGCGAAGGCGCAAAGTTCGCAGAGGAATCAAATCCCGGATGTTACCGGGGCGGAGAAAACCTGCAAACGGGTTTGCGGGCTTTCCGCGTATCGAGCAGCCCTTCCCCGTTCACGTTTCTTTTGCGTCCCTGCGTCTCTGCGCGAGGCTTATTTCTTATCCGTGCCATCCGGACAATCCGTGGTCGTCCCCGATTAAGTCCTGTTTTCCAATTCCGTCACGATGCGCTCCGCGGTTTTGCCGTCCCAGAGCGGGGGGCGATGGCCGCGCCGTTCCATGTTCAGGAACGTATCGAGAGCCGAGGTGATCTTTTCCGGATCGGGACCGGTCAGCTCGGAGACGCCGCCGTTTTCGACGAGCGTGACGGGCCGCTCGGTATTCTCCCGCATGGTGATACAGGGGGTGCCGAGCACACAGCACTCCTCCTGCAGCCCCCCGCTGTCGGTCAGCATCAGCCGCGCGCTCATGTTCAGCTTCAGCATCGCGTGATATCCCACGGGCCGGATCAGGATCAGGCGATCGTCCGCAAGCAGCTCGTCCCAGAGTCCGAAGGTCTCCAGGCGGTTCCGGGTGCGGGGGTGAATCGACCACACCAGCGGCATCTTCGAAGCTACCTCCTCGCGCAGGCAGCGGACCAGCGGCTCGAGTACTTCGCGCGAATCGACGTTCGACGGTCGATGCATCGTCATGACGGCGAAGGAGCCGTCATCCACCGGCGTCTTCAGATCCGGATCGATCGCATGGGAGGTGAGGATGTCATTCAGATCGAGGGCTTCGGCCCGGGCGCGATGGGCCTCGAGGGTATCGATCATGATGTTGCCGACGAAGCGGATGCGCTCCTCTTCCGCACCTTCGCGCCGGAGATTTTCGCCGGAGAGTTCGTCGGGGGTGAGCAACAGATTGGAAACGCGGTCGGTTACCATCCGGTTGATCTCCTCCGGCATCCGCTCGTCGAACGACCGCAGACCGGCCTCGATGTGCGCGACTCGGACGTGGTGTTTGCGCGCGGTGATCGAACAGGCGCAGGTGGCGTTGACATCGCCCACCACCACGACCCAGTCCGGCCGGCGTTCCAGCAGGACCTTCTCGAAGGCGATCATCGTCCGCCCCACCTGTTCGGCGTGTGATCCCGATCCGATTTCGAGATCGACATCCGGCGTAGGGATATTCAGCGCCTCGAAAAAGGAATGATACATCTCCGGGTCGTAGTGCTGACCCGTATGCACCAGGAAATGCTCGATCCGGTCGTCCTCCCGCTCGATGGCGTGGGCGAACGGCGCGATTTTCATGAAATTGGGGCGCGCCCCGACGACGGACATTATTTTCAGCGACATAGATTGATGCCTTTCTGCGCGGGTTTTATTTAACCACGAGCAGTTGCCTTTTTCATTTGCTCTCGCGAAGGCGCAAAGTTCGCAAAGGAATCAAATCCCGGATGTGAACAAGGCGGGCGGGAACTCTTTCTTATCCGTGTCATCCGGGCCATCCGTGGTTCTCCCCGCTTCTGTCCCGTGGGCGTCTAATCGCCACAAACCAAATCGCGCCAGTTCTCTTCGGAGACCATCAGGGTCTGAGCTTCGGGGTACGCCCTGGTAAAGGTTTTGGGGATGCCTCCGCGTCCCGGGCGTCGTTTGATCTCGGCCGCCCTCATCATGTCCGGGGATTCTTCGACGTAATCGATCTCCTGCTGCTGATAGGTGCGCCAGTACCAGCTTCGTCGCGGCAGACCGTGGTTCTTCAGGGTTTTCATCCTTTCCGCGATCAGGAAATTCTCCCAGAGCGCACCGGCATCGGACCTCGTTTGCAGCGGAGCGAAGTTATTGAGCACGGCATTACGGACCCCGGTGTCCCAGAAATAGATCTTGCGCATCTTCTTCAGTTCGTTGCGGAGGTTGCGGCTGAACGGGGTCAGGCGAAAGACCACGAAGGCCTGTTCCAGGATCCGGATATAGGTTTCCACCGTGCCCTGATCCAGCCCGACCAGTCCGGCCAGTTCGCGGTAAGAGACCTCCGATGCGATCTGGAGGGCGAGGGCCGAAACCAGCTTCTCCAAGGCCTCCGGGTGGCGAATCGAACCCAGCACCAGGATATCCTTGTAGAGATAGCTGGCCGCGATTTCCCGCAGCCGCTCGCCGGCCTCGGCCTCCCCCGACAACGCCGGCTCCGGATACATCCCGTATACGACGCTTTTGGACCGCAGCCGATCCGTTTCCAGCGCACCCCTCGCCCGCTCTATTTCCTCCAAAGAAAAGGGAGGGAGAAAAAACTCGAATTTTCGCCCCGTCAGCGGCTCTTTCAGGCGATCCGCGAGTTCGAAACTCGACGACCCCGTCGCCAGCACCTGAATCTGCGGGAAACTGTCCACCAGGAGCTTCAGCGTCAGGCCGACATTCTCGATGCGCTGCGCCTCATCGATCACGACCAGCGACGCATCCCCGATCAGGCTCTTCAATTCGGAGGAGGTGCGACCGGCAAACCTGCTCCGTATGTCGGGCTCATCCGCGTTGAAGTACACCCCGCCGCGCCTGTCCAGAAGATCGCGGACAAGGGTCGTCTTACCGGTCTGGCGAGCCCCGTAGAGGAGAATCGCTTTGCCCTTGAAAAGCCGCGATTCAAGCCTGTTTATGACAATTCTATTGATCACGATCTACTATTTATATATAAATTATAGAATATGATCAATATATTTATTTAACCAGTAGAGTAGAGAGGGAGCCACGGGATGAGAGGCTTAGAGCCAATGACCGCGGACTGCCCTCCCCCTCGTCGAACCGGACATGCGGATTTCCCGCATCCGGCTCTCGCGGAAGGCATTTGTTGGATGGTTTCACAGGTAGATCAGTCCCATGTTCTTGAAATGCGCGTAGTAGCTCATACCTTCAGGGGGCCAGTAGCCGCGCTGACTGCGTCGTTTCGCATGTCGCGTGAGACGCTGTCGCACGTATCCATTGACGTGGCGGAATGCCACACGCGGATAACCCAGCGAGAAGTAGTTTGCCCATCCTCGCATTTGCATGTTGAGTTCGTCGATCACCGTCGGCAGAGGTTTGAAGCATTGTTCCGGTCCGGTCATCTCCCGAAGCCGATCACGTTCCCGTTGGAGCGCTTTCCGCGACGGTGTCAGGTTCCAGTACCGGCACGGGCGTCCGCCGAGGTCCCGGTCATAGCGGAAGCTATATCCGAGAAAGTCCAGCGTCTGCCCCGGTTCCCGAGCATCGAGTATCCGGGTCTTGTCCCGGTTGATCTTCAGCCCGAGCCACCCTTCTATCTTGGCTTCGATGAACGCTTCGAGTTGCGGACCGATATACCGGGCGAGGACCACGAAGTCATCGGCGTACCTCACCAGTTTGGCCTTCGCCCACCGTGCCGGTCCGTCTTTGCGGTAAAACACCGCATCGAACCAGTGCAGATAGATGTTGGCCAGAAGCGGCGAAATGACCCCGCCTTGCGGCGTGCCCTTGTCGTTGCGCTTCACGGTCGGCGGTTTGCCTTTCTCCGTTTCCTCTACCGGCGCTTTCAGCCACATTCGGATCAGCTTCAGCACGGACCGGTCGGTGACACGCATCTGCACACAAGCGATGAGCTTGTCGTGTGGAATACTGTCGAAATAGCCGGCCAGATCCGCATCATAAACCGCACACCGCCCTTGCCGGAGCTCCTGTCCAATCGCCTTCAACGCATCATGCGCCGAGCGCTCAGGCCGGAACCCATGGGAGCAGTCCTTGAAGTCAGCTTCAAAGATCGGTTCCAATATCAGAACCGTAGCGGTCTGCACGACCCGATCCCGCACCGAGGGTATTCCCAAGGGACGGAGTTTCCCGTTCACCTTCTGGATGTAGACCCGCCGCACTTTTCCAGCACGGTAGGTTCGATCCTTCAGGCTGCGTTCAATATCCGCCAGGAAGGCTTCGACTCCTCCTTGACTCTGTTCGATGTCCTCGATGGTCACACCATCGGGGCCTTCTTTTCCGCCGTTGGCGCGTACATGTTTCCATGCCGCCAGCAGAGTGTCGGCCCGGCCAATGTGGCCATAGAGACTGTAGAAGCGAAACCGCTTCTCCTGTTTGGCCTTCTGACTCAGCTTCTGTCTCAGCGCGGCGAGTTTCGGCGGCAAGAGTCTGTCGTCAATGCGATAGTACTCCGTCGCTTCTTCTGTCATAGGTTTCACCAATCAGTCCCCCGCGCTTCTTACTCAGCTCGTCTTCCGCCGAGACCCCTTCGCTCCACGGGCATTACCCCGCTTCATCACTACTACGAGCCTCTCCGACTCCCGCACGCGATCACCCCCGAGGTTATTGATTCCCCCACGGGCTTGTCGGCTTACCCGACATCACGGCGGGCCTCCCAAGTTCCTGGCTGTTCTTTCTGCGCGCGCCGTCTCTTGTTACCCCGGAGGGCCTTGCCGGTGCATATGACCGTTCCTTCCCGACAAGTGCTGGCTTCATCATATCCGATAGGCTGGCCGCCCTCGACTTGTGTAACGAGGCTGAATCAAGTTCGCTTTCGCTACGGCTCGCGCGTTCGCCTTCCCAGGCTTCGACGCCGGGGTTACCCCCGATCACCGCTGGGTCGGCTACATGTGCAACGATCAATTCACACGACTGATAACCATATAGAGGTTCTTTGAAATAGACGCTGGTCGAATGCAACGTACTCTTTGTTTAAGCAAAAACGAAAGGAGTACCGGATATGCAAACGACCAGCGCAAAGGAATTGTACGCAGGAGCCGACCTGCATGGAAACAATGTTTTTCTCTCGATTTGCGACCGGGAAGGCACGGAAGTCTTCCGGCGGCGGGTACGAACCACGCTCGATGCAGTCAATGAGGCGATGGATCCCTACTGGCCGCAGGTTCAGGCGATGGGGATTGAGTCCACGTTCAACTGGTACTGGCTGGTGGACGGCTTGCGTGAGCAGAACCGGGACGTGCGATTGGGGAATCCGGCGAAGATGAAACAGTACAAGGGGTTGAAACATGCCGATGACGCATCGGATGCTCGTTGGCTGGCCGAACTGCTCCGATTGGATATTTTCCCGGAGAGCTACATTTATCCGAAGGAGGTTCGTTCGATTCGCGACGCGCTTCGACGCCGACAGCTGTTTGTCAGGCGGCGCACCCAGGTTATGCTCAGCCTGCAAAGCCTGCTGGAGCGTTACGGATTCAAGGCGCCGGGATCGCGTGCTCTTCAGCAGTGGACGCAGGCGGATGTCGAGGCGACGGGCCTTGATCCGTTCGTACAGCTTCAACTCCGCACGTTGCTTGAGGCGGTCCAGTGCAGTGAGCGGCTGGCCGGACAGATCGAATCAGCGGTGCTGGGGTTTATTGAGCCCAACCCATCGTTTGAACAGGTTCAGACCGTGCCGGGCATCGGGAAGGCGCTTGGGATGACCATCGTGCTTGAAAGCGGCAACTTCGCCCGCTTCCCGAACGCGGGATGCTACGCCTCCTACTGCCGCGCCGTCAAAAGTGAGCGAAGTTCCAACAGCAGGAAGAAAGGTGAGAACAATAAGCGCAACGGCAATCCGTTTCTCGCATGGGCTTTCGTTGAAGCCGCGAGCTTCGCTCCGCGCTTTTATCCGGAGATTCAATCCTGGTATGACCGGAAGAAGAAAAAGCGCAACGCGATTGTGGCGAAGAAGGCCTTGGCGGCAAAATTGTCCAAAGCCGTTTGGCATGTCATGAACGGGGAGGAATATGTAATGGGAATGTTGTTTTAAAACCCGATGCTGCCGGGAACCGGCTAGGGGTCTGCTTAAATCAGCGGACTGATTGGAACCGGCGGCATCGCTTCAGCTTTTGCGGTCTGTCCTGTCGTCAGCCTTCAAGGGTCTGGAAGTCTGCGTGCAGATGAACCACGGTGACTGAATAGGCAACGAGCGGGAACAAACGGTTTTCTGGCTCCAATACGAGAACGGGTGGCGGCCATGGATCTGGAAAAGATTCGCCCTCACCTAAAAACCAGATGGGTGACTGAAACAACCGCAAACGAAAACCACGGTACGGAACGCAACGGTTGAGGCGACGGTTGAATCCGATCAAAACAAGGCATGAAGGGAAGCCGCTTGATCAGCGGCACGAAGGGGACTTTTGTGTTTGACCGGAACCTCTAATGGGTGACTCCTTTCATTCAGTTAGAAACAGCCAAGCTTTGCTTGGCGCACCGGATCGCACGGATGGGATGCGACATTGGAACGTGAACGGGGCGGGCAAAGACTCTTGTTGTTTTCGTTACCAGATCTCAGAGCGTATTCCTTCGTGACTTAAAAGCTTTTTGTCTTCTGTCAGCAAGATGCAATCCTGATTCATTGCCGACCCGGCGATGACTGCATCCGGAAGTTTGAGATTTTTCTCTGTACGCAGCGTGAGAATCTGCTCTTTCAACTGCCGATTTGCTGATGCCAAGTCAACAACATTGACCTTTTCCCTAAACTGTCCGAATAGTGCTTTGTCTTCGTCGGGCAGACCCGGAAAGGCAAGATATTCCAATTCACAAATCACGAAGGTGGCAACATAATCTGCCCCATTCAATATCTCCAGCAAGTTGTTGTTGCCGGCAAGCAATGCAATGATGGCATTGGTATCGAGGAAATAACGTTTACCATTCATCGCGCAGCTTCCGTTGTTCCTCCACCGCATTCCCCGACCACTTTAGCCGGCCGGACAGCGATGAAAAATCATAGCTTCCCTTATCGCCGCTCGGAGTCAGCAGTGTGATTAGCACGTGCGCGACGGAAGGAAGTTTTTGAATCTCCGGACTTTTAACCTGCCCATTTTCTATATCTGCTTCTATCGTTGTGTACATATTCTTACCTCATTGTAATGGCTGACTGGCTGCAATCTTCCTGGAGTTCAAATCAGAGGAAATTGCGTTACGTTATGCCGGCCAGTCGAGCCGGGAGTAAGGGTGCCATTTTTGGTCAGGTCTGTGAACTCATTCCGCCAGCATGAAGCTCCGCCGACTGCCGCGCCGCCGATTATGAGATATGTTTTCATTCACTCTCGCGAAGGCGCAAAGTTCGCAGAGGAATCAAATCCCGAACGTTACCGGGGCGGAGAAAGCCTGCAAACGGATTTGCGGGCCCTCCCCTCCCCGTTCACGTTTCCTTTGCGTCTCCGCGTCTTTGCGCGAGGCCTCTTTCTTATCCGTGCCATCGGTGCCATCCGTGGTCCTCTTCCTTCCGTGCGCATTCGATATGAAAGAAGTTATTCGCTCGTCTTGCCCGCCAGGGTCTGCTCCAGGTCCAGGAAGGCGGGATGGAATTCCGTGCGCACGTCGTGAACGATTTCGCGGGCCGCGGCCTCGTTACAGGTATGGGATGTCCTGTTGCGGCTCTCGATCATCTTCATCCATACATGCCCATCGCTGAACAGCCCCTCTGAAAAGGCCTTGCGGAAGGTGTCGCGCGACCCGATCAGTTCCGCGACGCCCTGATATTCGAGGTAATCGCGCAACGTGTTCCAGGCGAGTTCATACGTGTATTCAAACGCCTTGACCAGCCCCTGTTCCTCCAGCTTGTTCAGCTCTTTCTGCTCAAGAAATTCGCTGAGCTGGTTGAGTGCTTTCCGGTAATTCGAAAAACGTTGCTGCCAGCGTATATCCCTTTCTTCAGTCACGGCGGACTATCTCCTTTCCCGCGCGATCGATGTGCTCGATCAGATCAGGATTATCTATCCGATCGTATATGGACAGGTCGATCTCGTAGGGCAACAGCAACTCGTCCATCCGAAGCATAAGATCGGTCAGTATTTCAGGAGAGAGGTTCGGACCCTTCAGCGTCAGGTCGATGTCGGACCCCGGACGATGCGTGCCTTTTGCCCGTGATCCGTAGAGGATTACCTCTTTAACCTCAGGTTCCGATCCGAAGATGGACATGATTCGTTCCATCTCGTCGGGATCAAGCCCGGGTATGGTGCCGACCGTATTCATAGAAAAGCGACGGGGCGTCTTTCGCCATTCAGGATTCTTGTGTAACGACCGATCGCACGGATGGGATGCCTTACAACCGCCCGTCGACCTTCGACTTGTCGAGGATGCCTTTCACGTCGTAGACGACCCCGTCGCCGGACGTCAGCGCGCGGATCGCGTCCGCGCCCATCTCCGCGAACTGGCGGTGGCCGACGGCGACGACGACCGCATCGTAAGAACCTTTCTTCAGCGAGGCGGGGTCGCTGATCAGATCAATGCCGTAGGAGATCCTGGCTTCTTCGGCGAGGCACCAGGGATCACAGACCTCCACCTCGACCCCGAAATCCGTCAGCTCCGAAATGATGTCCACGACGCGCGTGTTGCGCAGGTCGGGGCAGTTGTCCTTGAACGTCAGCCCCATCACCAGGACGCGCGAGCCGACGACCTGAATCCGCTTCCTGAGCATCAGCTTGACGACCCGGTCAGCGATATAGCGTCCCATGGCATCGTTCATCCGCCGCCCGGCCAGGATCATCTCGGGATGATGCCCCGTCTGCTGCGCCTTGTACGTCAGGTAGTACGGGTCCACACCGATGCAGTGGCCGCCGACCAGCCCCGGCCGGAACGGAAGAAAATTCCATTTCGTCCCCGACGCCTCCAGCACCTCCAGCGTGTCGATTCCCAGGCGATTGAAGATCAGCGACAACTCGTTGACCAGCGCGATATTCACGTCACGCTGCGTGTTTTCGATCACCTTCGCCGCCTCCGCCACGCGGATCGATGAAGCGCGGTGCGTACCGGCCGACACGATCGAGGCGTACAGCGCATCCACGAATTCCGCCGCCTCCGGGGTGGAGCCGGAGGTGACCTTCACGATCGAGTCGAGCCGATGCGCCTTGTCGCCGGGATTGATCCGCTCGGGACTGTAGCCGACCGTGAAGTCCTCATTGAAGCTCAGACCGGAGTGCTCCTCGAGCACGGGAACGCAGACCTCCTCCGTCGCGCCGGGATAGACCGTCGATTCATAGATCACCACATCGCCTTCAGCCAGCACGCCGCCCACCGTCTCGCTCGCGCCGATGAGCGGGCGCAGGTCGGGACGCCGCGCTTCGTCGACCGGCGTGGGCACGGTCACGATGTAGACATCGCAGTCGCGGATCGATTCGGGGTCGGCCGTATACGAA
It contains:
- a CDS encoding IS110 family transposase, with protein sequence MQTTSAKELYAGADLHGNNVFLSICDREGTEVFRRRVRTTLDAVNEAMDPYWPQVQAMGIESTFNWYWLVDGLREQNRDVRLGNPAKMKQYKGLKHADDASDARWLAELLRLDIFPESYIYPKEVRSIRDALRRRQLFVRRRTQVMLSLQSLLERYGFKAPGSRALQQWTQADVEATGLDPFVQLQLRTLLEAVQCSERLAGQIESAVLGFIEPNPSFEQVQTVPGIGKALGMTIVLESGNFARFPNAGCYASYCRAVKSERSSNSRKKGENNKRNGNPFLAWAFVEAASFAPRFYPEIQSWYDRKKKKRNAIVAKKALAAKLSKAVWHVMNGEEYVMGMLF
- the tviB gene encoding Vi polysaccharide biosynthesis UDP-N-acetylglucosamine C-6 dehydrogenase TviB, whose translation is MKIDSPKICVIGLGYVGLPLAVAFGRRHEVVGFDLKEARIAELQRGEDNTLECSSEELASAAKLSYTADPESIRDCDVYIVTVPTPVDEARRPDLRPLIGASETVGGVLAEGDVVIYESTVYPGATEEVCVPVLEEHSGLSFNEDFTVGYSPERINPGDKAHRLDSIVKVTSGSTPEAAEFVDALYASIVSAGTHRASSIRVAEAAKVIENTQRDVNIALVNELSLIFNRLGIDTLEVLEASGTKWNFLPFRPGLVGGHCIGVDPYYLTYKAQQTGHHPEMILAGRRMNDAMGRYIADRVVKLMLRKRIQVVGSRVLVMGLTFKDNCPDLRNTRVVDIISELTDFGVEVEVCDPWCLAEEARISYGIDLISDPASLKKGSYDAVVVAVGHRQFAEMGADAIRALTSGDGVVYDVKGILDKSKVDGRL
- the wecB gene encoding non-hydrolyzing UDP-N-acetylglucosamine 2-epimerase, which produces MSLKIMSVVGARPNFMKIAPFAHAIEREDDRIEHFLVHTGQHYDPEMYHSFFEALNIPTPDVDLEIGSGSHAEQVGRTMIAFEKVLLERRPDWVVVVGDVNATCACSITARKHHVRVAHIEAGLRSFDERMPEEINRMVTDRVSNLLLTPDELSGENLRREGAEEERIRFVGNIMIDTLEAHRARAEALDLNDILTSHAIDPDLKTPVDDGSFAVMTMHRPSNVDSREVLEPLVRCLREEVASKMPLVWSIHPRTRNRLETFGLWDELLADDRLILIRPVGYHAMLKLNMSARLMLTDSGGLQEECCVLGTPCITMRENTERPVTLVENGGVSELTGPDPEKITSALDTFLNMERRGHRPPLWDGKTAERIVTELENRT
- a CDS encoding PIN domain-containing protein, which encodes MNGKRYFLDTNAIIALLAGNNNLLEILNGADYVATFVICELEYLAFPGLPDEDKALFGQFREKVNVVDLASANRQLKEQILTLRTEKNLKLPDAVIAGSAMNQDCILLTEDKKLLSHEGIRSEIW
- the ltrA gene encoding group II intron reverse transcriptase/maturase, translated to MTEEATEYYRIDDRLLPPKLAALRQKLSQKAKQEKRFRFYSLYGHIGRADTLLAAWKHVRANGGKEGPDGVTIEDIEQSQGGVEAFLADIERSLKDRTYRAGKVRRVYIQKVNGKLRPLGIPSVRDRVVQTATVLILEPIFEADFKDCSHGFRPERSAHDALKAIGQELRQGRCAVYDADLAGYFDSIPHDKLIACVQMRVTDRSVLKLIRMWLKAPVEETEKGKPPTVKRNDKGTPQGGVISPLLANIYLHWFDAVFYRKDGPARWAKAKLVRYADDFVVLARYIGPQLEAFIEAKIEGWLGLKINRDKTRILDAREPGQTLDFLGYSFRYDRDLGGRPCRYWNLTPSRKALQRERDRLREMTGPEQCFKPLPTVIDELNMQMRGWANYFSLGYPRVAFRHVNGYVRQRLTRHAKRRSQRGYWPPEGMSYYAHFKNMGLIYL
- a CDS encoding nucleotidyltransferase domain-containing protein — its product is MNTVGTIPGLDPDEMERIMSIFGSEPEVKEVILYGSRAKGTHRPGSDIDLTLKGPNLSPEILTDLMLRMDELLLPYEIDLSIYDRIDNPDLIEHIDRAGKEIVRRD
- a CDS encoding nucleotidyltransferase substrate binding protein; translated protein: MTEERDIRWQQRFSNYRKALNQLSEFLEQKELNKLEEQGLVKAFEYTYELAWNTLRDYLEYQGVAELIGSRDTFRKAFSEGLFSDGHVWMKMIESRNRTSHTCNEAAAREIVHDVRTEFHPAFLDLEQTLAGKTSE
- a CDS encoding NAD-dependent epimerase/dehydratase family protein, coding for MKKYLITGGAGFIGSHLVDALVDRGDSVVVLDDLSSGHLENLARVRDRIEFIEGDIRDPDTCLRASAGCDGIFHEAALVSVADSIRRPRDNHDINLTGTVNLLEAARENGVRRMVMAGSAAVYGNEPTLPKRETMNPDPITPYAVAKLASEYELKTYAAMYGMEGVSLRYFNVYGPRQDPSSPYSGVISRFADALQRDDKPVIFGDGTQGRDFIYVGDVVRANLMAMDAAPGASFGIYNVGTGRETSLLKLIDVLANIFDREVQPRFEPPREGDIRHSVAAIDAIGSAFGFRPECDLAAGLKHLVGRTTDCPDGTDKK
- a CDS encoding ATP-binding protein translates to MINRIVINRLESRLFKGKAILLYGARQTGKTTLVRDLLDRRGGVYFNADEPDIRSRFAGRTSSELKSLIGDASLVVIDEAQRIENVGLTLKLLVDSFPQIQVLATGSSSFELADRLKEPLTGRKFEFFLPPFSLEEIERARGALETDRLRSKSVVYGMYPEPALSGEAEAGERLREIAASYLYKDILVLGSIRHPEALEKLVSALALQIASEVSYRELAGLVGLDQGTVETYIRILEQAFVVFRLTPFSRNLRNELKKMRKIYFWDTGVRNAVLNNFAPLQTRSDAGALWENFLIAERMKTLKNHGLPRRSWYWRTYQQQEIDYVEESPDMMRAAEIKRRPGRGGIPKTFTRAYPEAQTLMVSEENWRDLVCGD